The sequence GCCGTGGTGGGCTCGTCGGCAATGATCAGCTCGGGCTCGGCGCACAGCGCCAGCGCAATCGCCACCCGCTGGCGCATGCCGCCCGAAAACTGGTGCGGATACTGGGCCAGGCGCGCCTTGGCGTGGGGGATTTCCACCTCTTCCAGCAGCGCCAGGGCGCGGGCCTCGGCCTCTTTTTCCGACAGGTCCAGATGGGTGCGGATGGTCTCCACCAGATGCCGGCCCACGGTGTAGACCGGGTTCAGGCTGGTCAGCGGGTCTTGAAAAATGGTGCCTATGCGCTTGCCGCGTATGCGGCGCAGGTCTTCGCCGGTGAGCGTATCGATGCGCTCGCCGAACAGCTCCACCGTGCCGCCGGAGATGCGGCCAGGCGCCTCGATCAGGCCGGTGACGGCCGAGCCGGTCATGGACTTGCCCGCGCCCGACTCACCCACCACGCCCAGAATTTCACCGCGCGCAATGTCAAAGCTCACGTCGTGCAGCACCTGCACCGGGCCTTTGTAGGTGTCGAAGGTGACGCTCAGATGGCGCACGCTCAGCACAGGCTGCACATCACTGGCAGCCACGGGAGAAAGAGTGTCTGTGTGCATGGTCATTGCAGCTTGGGGTTCAGGGCGTCGCGCAGCCAGTCGCCGACCAGATTCACGGACAGGGCCAGGGCCAACAGCACCAGCGAGGGGAACAACAAAATCCACCATTCGCCCGAGAACAAAAAGCTCTGGCCGATGCGAATCAACGTGCCCAGCGAGGGCGAGGTGGGTGGCAGGCCCACGCCCAGATAGGACAGCGTGGACTCGGCCACGATGGCATGGGCAAAGCTGATGGTGGCAATCACCAGAATCGGGGCCAGCAGATTGGGCAGGATGTGCTTGGCCAGAATGGCCGCCTTGCTGCGGCCAATCAGCTGGGCCGCCAGCACATAGTCTTTCTGCTTTTCCACCATCACCGCGCCGCGCACGGTGCGGGCGTACTGCACCCAGTCAGACAGGCCAATGGCCACGATGATGACGTACACCGCCATGTCGTCGCGGTAGCCCTCGGGCAGCAGGCCGCGGGCAATGCCAAAGACCAGCAGCGCCACCAGGATCACGGGGAAGGTGAGCTGCACATCGGCAACGCGCATCAGCAGCGTGTCGAACCAGCCACCCACATAGCCCGCCAGCAGGCCCAGGGGCACACCAATCGCCAGCGACAGGGCCACGGCCGAGACGCCGACAAACACCGACATGCGCAGGCCATACAAAATGGCGCTCCACACATCACGGCCCTGGTCATCCGAGCCCAGTGCATACAGCGCGCCGCTGCTGCCTTGCGCGCCGGGAGCGGTGAAGGCGTCCATCAGGTCCAGATTGGCGGGATCGAACGGGTTTTGCCAGGCCAGCAGCGGCGCAAAAATCGTAGCCAGCACGATGGCGGCCAGCACCGCCGCCGCCAGCTGCACCAGACGCGAGCGCGCAAACGCCCGCTTGACCGGTGAGTCGCTGGCCTTCCAGCCGGTGGGAATAGTTGCCTGTTTCACGAATTCATTTCCTTCAATCTCTGCACGCCCCAAAAGGGTTTCAAGCCTGGGAAGCGGCAAGCAAGCCCCTCACCCCCACCCTCTCCCCGAAGGGGCGAGGGAGAAAGTCCAGATACACAACCTACAAAATTGGCGCACCCCATGCGAGGGCACCGCGCAAGGGCCGCCCCGCCGCGCTGGTGCCGTCCCCATCCCGCGCTTGCGCGAGAGAGGGGGAAGGCGCACAGCGCCTCAGGGGGTGGCTCGCCGCAACCTCGGGTCCACCAGCACGTACAAAAAGTCCACGAACAGATTGATCACCACGTACAAGAGCGCGATGAACATCAGGTAGGCCGCAATCAAGGGCACGTCCACGCCCTGGATGGACGAGATAAACAGCAGGCCCACGCCCGGCCACTGGAACACCGTCTCGGTGACGATGGCAAAGGCAATCAGCGAGCCGATCTGCAGGCCGGCAATGGTGATCACCGGGATCAAGGTATTGCGCAGCGCATGGCCAAAGTACAGATCGCGCTCTTTCAGCCCACGTGCGCGGCCAAAGCGGATGTAGTCGGAGCGCAGCACCTCCAGCATCTCGGCCCGCACCAGGCGCATGATCAGCGTCATGTTGTAAAAGCCCAGCGTGATGGCCGGCATGATGAGTGCAGCCAGCCCCGAGCTGGTCAGCAGACCGGTTTCCCAGCCGCCGATATTCACCGTCTCGCCCCGGCCGAACGAGGGCAGCCAGCGCAGCTCCACGGCAAACAGATAAATCAGGCCTATGCCTATCAAAAATGTGGGCAGGGACACGCCCACCAGCGACACCGTCATGATGGCGCGGCTCAAGAACCCGTCCTTGCGCAGCGCGGTGTACACGCCCAGCACAATGCCTATGGCCAGCGCAAAAAAGGCGGCGGTCAGCGCCAGCTCCAGCGTGGCGGGCAGGCGCTCAAAGATGATGTCGGCCACCGGCCGCTTGAGTCGGTAGGAAATGCCCAGATCACCCTGCAACACCTTGCCCACATAGTGCAGGTATTGCAGGGGAACAGACTTGTTGAAACCCAGCTCTTCGGTGAGCGCTTCGCGCTCTTCGAGCGTTGCGTCCTCTCCCAGCAGGCTGATGGTGGGATCGCCGATATGGCGAAACACCATGAAGGAAATAAAGGAAACGGCCAGCAGTACCAGGACTGACTGGCCCAACCTGCGCAGCAGATGGACCAGCATGGGCAATTACTTCACGAACTTCACGTCTTTGAAATGGATGGCGTTGTCCGGGTGCACCGGCACGTTGATCTTCTTCACCGAGGCAAAGTGGATCACCTGGTCGTGCAGCGGAATGTAGAAACGCTCTTTGTTCACGGTCTGCCAGATGTCCTTGATGGTGGCGTCGCGCTTGGCCTTGTCGCTTTCGGACGAGAGCGAAATGATCTTGTTGTCCAGCTCGGCATTGCTGTAGCCGGTGGCGTTTTGCGCGCCACGGCCTTCCTTGCCACGGCTGGCGACCAGGAAGTCGAAGATATAGGCCGAGTCATAGGTGGGCACGCCCCAGCCGTAGAGGTAGAAGTCGGACTCGGCCTTCACAATCGCCACGCTGTGCTGGGCAATGGGGCGCGAGGAGACTTCGGTCTTGATGCCGACACGGCCCAGAAAGCCTGCGACGGCGGTGCTGATGGCCTCGTCGTTCACATAGCGGTCATTGGGCGAATGCAGGGTGACGGTAAAGCCATTGGGGTAGCCGGCCTCGGCCAGCAAGGCCTTGGATTTGGCCACATCGGCCTTGGGGTAGGCCGCCATGGCCTTGTCGTAGCCGTTGACGAACGACGGCGCCATCATGCCGGTGGGAATGGACAGGCCACGCATCACCGAGCGCTTGATGGCGTCACGGTCAATGGCCAGCTCCACGGCCTGGCGCACCTTCAGATCGGCAAAGGGGTTCTTGCCCTTGACGTTGCTGCTTTTCAGCTCGGGCACGCTCACATTCATGGCCAGGAAGATGGAGCGGTTTTCCGGCCCTTCGTTGATGCGCAGCTTGCTGTCTTGCTTGAGGCGGGCCACGTCCTGGGCGGGAATGTCCTGGGCAAAGTCCACCTCGCCCGACAGCAGTGCGGCCACGCGGGTAGCGGGCGACTTGATGGGCAGGAACACCAGCTCCGTCACCTGCAGCGGGGCCTGGCCCTTGCCCCAGTAATTGGGGTTGAGCTTCATCACCGTCTTGGAGTCCACCTCGCGACTGGCCAGCACATAGGGGCCGGTGCCGTTTTCGGCGCGGGTGGCGCCGTTTTCGGTCTTGCTGGCGGCGTCCTGGGTGTCCGCCGCACCATTGGCCTTGGACCATTTCTCGCTCATGATGAAGAGATTGGTCAGGTTGTCCGGGAAGATCAGGTTCGGGCCCTTGGTCTTGACCTGCACCGTCAGATCATCCAAGGCCTTGACCTCTTCCATCGACGCCAGCAGCGACTTCACCTGGGCGTTCGGGCCCTTGGCACGGTTCAGCGAGAACACCACGTCCTTGGCAGTAAAGGGCGTGCCGTCGTGGAACTTCACGTTCGGACGCAGCTTGAACTCCCACACCGTGGGGTCGCTGGTCATCTTCCACGACAGGGCCAGCGTGGGCACCAGCTTGCCGTCGGCGCTGCGGTTGACCAGGGTCTCGTACATCTGGTGCATCAAGACAAAGTTGGTGCCGGTGTTGAACACATGGGGGTCCAATGTGGTCACGTCGGCGGAGCGCGCCCAGCGCACGGTTTCCGCTTGGGCCAGGCCCACCGAGGTCAACAGGCCAGCGGCCAGCAGGGCAGTGCCCAGGGTCTTCAAAGTCATGAAAGTCTCCGCAAGTGGTGGCGCCCGGTATGGGCAGTCAAAGGGGAATACCGCCGAAGCAAAAGACATGCCCGGCATGCGCAACATATAACCAGAACGATGTTATATCTTGTTCGTTATTCAATCTGGTAGTTAGCATCTAGGACTTTCCCTAGAGGCCGCGCGCTTTCCGCTTTGTAGCGCGACTGCGCGGGCCGCCGCTGACAGAGAGCTTGCATCGTCGGCCGCGAAGCCCTATTGCGTGACTGCAGATGGCTGGCAGACCCGCCAAAAGCCTTGAACCCAGGGTATGCACCTACGACGCATCACCAGATCGTGCAGTGCAGCAAAACCGCGCAACCACGGCAGCGGCGCTTTTGCATGACAATGGTTTGACAGGCCTCAAGGCCGCACGCTGGGCCACCCTTGCGGGTGCGCACCGTCTTTTGGTTTTCCTGCCCCGGATGCGGCCTGCTGCGCACACCGGGCTCACATTGCATGCAAGCCACCCGCATCATTGCCATTCGCCACGGCGAAACTGCCTGGAACGTGGATGCCCGCATCCAGGGCCATCTGGATATTCCGCTCAATGACATCGGCCTGTGGCAGGCGGGGCGCGCCGGCGCCGCGCTGGCCAACGAGCCCCTGGCCACCATCTACAGCAGCGACCTGGCCCGCGCCCAGGCCACGGCCCAGGCGGTGGCCGACACCACGGGCGCGTCCCTGGTACTGGACAGCGGCCTGCGCGAACGCTGCTTTGGCAACTTCGAGGGCCGCACCTTCAAGGAAATCGAGCAGGAGCTGCCCGAACAAGCGCTGCGCTGGCGCAAGCGCGACCCCGACTTTGTGCCCGATGGCGGCGGTGAATCGCTGGCCATGCTCAAAAGCCGTATCCAGCACACGCTGGACCGGCTGGCAGCCCCCCACATGGGCCAGCAAATCGCCCTGGTCGCCCATGGCGGCGTGATGGATGTGCTGTACCGCCTGGCCACGCACCAGGACTTGCAGGCCCCACGCACCTGGGAGCTGGGCAATGCGGCCATCAACCGCCTGCTGTGGACGCCCGAGGGGCTCAGCCTGGTCGGCTGGGGTGATGCCCAGCACCTCGAAGGCGCCGCCCGCGACGAGATCTTTAGCTAAGGATTCGTCTCAAATTTTCAAAGCCTTACGGCTTTGTAGTCGCCTCGTGTGGAGGCGGCCATACAGCGCTTCATGCTTTGTTGCGCGCCCTGGCCGTATCCCGATACTGTCTGCGGGCACGCGCCGCGCCTGCTGCGCTGTCTGGCCGTTGGGCTTGTGTTTGGGCGCCCGTTGCGCTGCACAGGCCCGCTTTGGCAGGCATAAAAAACAGAGCATCTATCGCATGTACTGCATAGATTTCAACCATTAAAGGCATTGAAACCCAGCATGTACAAGCAGTAACTGCTCTTCTTTTATTCAGCGAACAACGGCATAAGCAAGCATGCAGCTGGAGCGGGCCTGCACAAAACAGCGGGCCTGGGTGATCCCCCACAACGCCCAGACAGCGCCTCAAATTTCAATCAATGGCTTTTACGCCGGGCGGCCGTAGGTCGCGGTGAATGTGGCCTTGGCAATGGTGTTGGCATTGATCATGAAGCCGCAGATGGCCGCCGTGGCGTCATCGGGAATGTCCAGGCGCGGCAGCGACAGCGCATGCACGGTGAAGATGTAGCGGTGGGGCTTGTCACCCGGCGGCGGGCACATGCCACCCCAGGCGAAAGCGCCGTAGTCATTGCGCATCTGGCGTGCGCCTGCGGGCAAGGTCTGGCTGCCCTTGACGCCGGCATTCGCGGCCAGTTGGGTGGTGGTGGCCGGCAGGTCCACCACGATCCAGTGCCACCAGCCGCTGCCGGTCGGCGCATCGGGGTCGTACACGGTCACGGCAAAGCTCTTGGCATCGGCGGGGGCGCCGCTCCACTGCAGCACGGGCGATTCGTTGCGGCCGCCACAGCCAAAAACATCGGCCTCGAAATGCGCGGGCACGCTGCCGCCTGCGGGAATGTCGGGGCTGCTCAGGGTGAAAGTGGTCATGGCTTGGGTCTCCTGGTCACAAGCCTTTCAGTATGCCCGCCCCCACGCCATGCCCCTATCGCCTGGTGGACGCCCCTGGCGCAGCGATATTTATTGAGAATGAATATCATCTGCAAATTCTCCGCCAGCGCCCCGGCTCTGGCCCCCATGTCTGCTACTGCTTTTGCACTCCCCATGTCCGTACCTCCTGCTTCTTCGCCCGATTGCACCTCGCGCCGCCACTGGCTGGCAGCCGCCCTGGCCACGCCGGCCCTGTCGCTGGCGGGCTGTGCCACAGCGGCAGGCCCGTCGACGCTGGCTGCCACGGCGGCGAACTGGCAGGCCTGGCCCATGCCGGGCGTGCGCAGCTTCGACCTCCCCGCCAGCCCGCTGCCCGGCAGCGGCGCACCGCGCCAGCACCGGGTGATGGTGTATGTGCCGCAAGGGCCTGCACCGGCTGCGGGCTGGCCGGTGATCTATGTGTTGGATGGCAATCTGATGTTCACCATGGTGGCCCAGTTGGTGCACAACCGCGGCGCACGCGGTGGTGATTTGCGCGGCGGCAGCGCCATCGTCGTGGGCCTGGGCCATGTGCTGCCCGAAGGCAGCACCGAGGTGCATGACCGCGCCGCCCGCACCTATGACTACACCCTGCCCTATAACGGCGTGGGCCCGGATGGCCAGGGCCGCGCCCAGGGTGGTGCCGACCGGTTTCTGGACTTTATCGCCCAGCAGCTGCAGCCCAGGCTGCAGGCCGCCCTGCCCATGCATCTGCAGCAGCAAACCCTGGTGGGCCATTCCTACGGCGGCTTGTGCACGCTGCATGCGCTGTTCACCCGGCCCGGCATGTTCCAGCGCCATGTGGCGGCCAGCCCGTCCTTGTGGTGGGGCGGCGGCGCGGTGCTGCGCGAATGCCAGGCCTTTATGGACCGCTACCGCGCCAGCGGCCTGCCCAGCGCTTTGAGCCTGTATCTGAGCCAGGGCAGCGAAGAGCTGGCCAGCCGCAGCAGCGCCAGCCGCCCACCCAACCCCGAGCGCGAGGCTGCCGCCCAGGCGGCCCGTGCCCAAGGCTTTGGCAACACGGCCGACCTGCCGGCCGTGCTGGCCGCCGTGGCCGGACTGCGCTGCAGCTACCAGGTCTGGCCCAGTGCCAACCATGGCGGCACCCAGCTCTATGCCTGCATGCAGGCGGCGCAGGTGGGTTTGGCGGCATAAGCGGCCAACGCGACCAACATAGGCAAGCACCGATAATGCGCCCAGGTGGCTGCTGCACGGCAGCCTTTGTGCATCCCTTCACTGACTGAACCCGCCATGCGACTGCTTCTGGCCCTGCTGCTGCCTTTTTCCGTGTTCTTCACCATCGGCCGCCCGTTTGTCGGGTTGCTGTGCCTGATCCTGCAGATCACGCTGATTGGCTGGATTCCTGCCGCCATCTGGGCCGTGTATGCCCTGAGCCAGTACAAGACCGATCAAAAAATCAAGGAAGCATTGGGCAAACGCTGAGCCAGCTGCAAAGATTTTTTCATCGCAGCTGCGGCAAGCGTCCTCGCACACCCCATGCACCTCTCGATGTGTGCATGGGTTGAAAGAATCTTTTCAAGACCCTGCCGTAATTCATACCCCTTTATGGGCGCTACCCCTCAAACAGGCACGCACTACGCCAGGGCACCGCGCAAGGGCCGCCCCGCAGCGCTGGTGCCGTCCCCCTCCGGCGCGTAGCGCCAGAGAGGGGGAAGCCGCGCAGCGGCTCAGGGGGAGCTTCAACCCTCCGGCCACCAACCATCGGCCCGCTTTTCCATGCGCGGGCAGTCATAGGCGCCCACCACGGGAATGGGGCTGCCATCGGCTTGGCGCAGCTTTTGCTGCCATTGCCGGCCCTGGCGCATGGCCACGGCAATCGCCACCACATCGGCGCCGCAGCGCGCCAGCAGGTTCAGGCCGGAGACCATGGTGGTGCCCGAGCTCACGGCATCGTCCACCACCAGCACGCGCTTGCCCGCGATCAGGCTGAGCTGGTTCGGGTCGATATAGAGCAGCTTGCCCTTGCCCGGCGTGGTGATGGAGCTGACGGGTTCGGAGAGCGCCTCGCGATACCAATATTTGCGCGAGTAGCCCAGGGGCACATAGCGGCGGTGGCCCAGATGCTTGGCCACCAGCGGGGCAAAGGCCAGGCCCAGCGTGGGCAGGCCCACGACTACATCAAACGCATGTGCGCGGGCGGCCTCGGCCATGTGCAGCGCCAGCTGTTCCACCACCTCCATCGAGGCCTGGTTGGCAATCAGCGAGGCCACGCAGCGGTCTGGGCTGGAAGGCATGCCGCGCAGCGGCAGCAGCAGATAGCGGCCATCGGGCAGGCGCGCCGGGTAGCTTGTTGCATAGGGCGGCAGCGGCGACTGGTCCAGCTCGGCCTCGCTGACGGTGCGCTGCCAGTAGTCGGTGGTGGCATCAAAGCCGGGCAGGTTCTGGCCGGAAAGATCGATCGCGCTCATTGCCTGGCTCCACCTTCACGCAAATAGACCTGGGCCAGCTTCACCCAATAGCTGGCCGTCACCGGCAGCAGGTTGTCGTTGAAGTCATAGCCGGCGTTGTGCACCATGCAACCGCCCTCCCCCATGCCGTTGCCGACGATGAAGTAGTTGCCGGGCACGGCGTTGAGCATGATGGCGAAGTCATCGCTGGCCTGCAGCGGCTGCAGGTCGGGAATCAACCAGTCTTTGCCCAGAAAGTCTCGCGCCACGTCCACGGCGAAATCGGTGGCGGCCGCATCATTCATGACCGGGGGATAGCGCCATTTGTAGTCCACCTCGGCCGTGGCGCGGTGCACAGCGGCCTGGGCATGGGCCATGGCGGTAATGCGCTCGCGCAGTTGCTGGCGCACCTCGGGGCAACGCGCGCGGATGGTCACGCGCAGCTCGCAGGTTTCGGGAATCACATTCGGCGCGTCGCCGGCGTGGATGGCGCCGATGGTGACCACGGCCATGTCGTTGGGGTCGATCTCGCGCGAGCGAATGGTCTGCAGCGCCAGCACCAGGTGGGAAGCAACCACGATGGGGTCCACCGCCACATGGGGCATGGCGCCATGGCCGCCCTTGCCGCGTATGGTGATGATGGCCGTGTCCGAGCTGGAATACATCACGCCGGCGCGAAAGCCGAAGTGGCCCGCGGGGTAGCCAGGCTCGTTGTGGAAGGCGTAGAGGGCGTCGCAGGGAAACTGTTCAAACAGGCCCTGGTCGACCATTTTTTGCGCACCGCCATGGCCTTCTTCGGCCGGCTGGAAAATCAGGTTCAGCGTGCCATTCAGTTGGTGCTTGTGCCGGGCCAGCACCTGGGCGGCCGCCAGCAGCGTGGCCGTGTGGCCGTCATGGCCGCAGGCGTGCATCTTGCCCTCGTGCCGGCTGGCATAGGGCAGGCCGGTGGTTTCACGGATCGGCAGCGCATCCATGTCGGCGCGCAGGCCCAGGCGCTTGCCGCTTGCGTGGTCACCGCAGCGCAGCTGGCCCACCACGCCGGTGTCGCCCAGACCGCGGTGGACTTCATAACCCCACTCGGCCAGCTTGGCGGCCACGATGTCGCCGGTGCGGTGTTCCTCATAAGCCAGTTCGGGGTGGGCATGCAGGTCATGGCGCAGGGCCAGCATGTCCTGGGCGATGGCCGCCACCTCGGGCAGCACCGGCGGGTGGATTTCGGCGTGGACGGGATTCAGCGGCGCGGCCATGGCTTATTCCTGCTCGATCTTGGCGGACGTGACGATGGCCGCGTAGGCCGCTTTTTCCTTTTTCAGAAAGGCGGCGAACTGGGCCGGCGTGCCCTGGCCGGGCGTGGCGCCTCCATCTTTCAGGCGCTGGCGCACCTCGGGCTGCTGCAGCACTGCGGCCAGCTCGGTGGCCAGTCGCGCGACGATGGGGGCCGGCGTGTTCTTGGGCGCAAACAGGCCGGTCCAGGTGTTGATCTCCAGGCCCTTGAGGGCCGGGGTTTCGGCAAAGGCCGGCACATTGGGAATAGCGTCGATGCGCTTGGCCGAGGTCACGCCCAGGGCCTGCAGCTTGCCCTGCTGCACCAGGGGCGTGGCGCTGGTGGTGACCAGGTAGCCGGTATCCACCTGGCCGCCCATGACGTCATTGGTGATCTGGGCGCCGCCCCGGTAGGGCACATGCACCATCTGCACGCCCGCGCGCTCCTGCACCATTTCCATGGCCAGGTGCAGCACCGTGCCCACGCCCGAGGTGGCATAGGTGATCTTGCCGGGCTGGGCCTTGGCCAGGGCAATCAGCTCGGCCATGTTCTTGGCTGGCAGGCCGGGGCGGGCCATCAGCACCACGGGCGCCACGCTGACCTGGCCAATCGGTGTCAGATCACGCTCGGCGTCGTATTTCACCGCCTTGTTCACCAGCTGGGCCACGCTGACAGGGCCGTCAAAGCCCATGACAATGGTGTAGCCGTCGGCCTTGGCGTTGATGGCCTTGGCCACGCCCAGCACACCACCGGCGCCGGGCATGTTGTCCACAATCACCGACTGGCCCAGGCGCTCGCCCAGCTTCTGGCCGATCAGCCGGGCCTGGAAATCCACATTGCCGCCGGCGCTAAAGGGCACGATCAAGGTGATGGGTTTGGCGGCAGGCCAGGCGTTGGCGGCATGCGCCAGCGGCAGGCCGGCTGCGGCAATGGCTGCGCCTGCGGCAGCCGCAAGCAAGGTGCGTCGAATCATGGAAGTAGGAGCGGCAAGAGCAGGTGCCGGGCACGAAAAACCGGTGCCGACTGCCTGCGGGGGGAGAGATGCCGGCGATTGTGGCACACGCTCTAAAGCTATGTACGGGCCAGGCTACATCCAGAAATTCCCCTGCTCACACAGACAGCATGGGCTTTTCACGCTCCTGTTTTTACCCATCACCCCCTGGACAGATTGTCCACGCACACACCAGCACCAAAGCAGCCCGGTAAAATTGCGACACATCAAACAATATGCAGTTTCATCCGCTGCGCCGTACCGCCTGCGGTGCACTTGATGCCGTGTCCGGGGCACAGCGTCTTCCTCGCGAAGACCGGCCGTGACGGGGTTGCCCCCAACACACCGTGGCGCAAGCCCACGCCATGATGGGTCTATGCCCGCTTTGTCGCCGACACACCTCACCACCCCACGAAGCGGCCCTGACAGACCTTGCGGTCTTGGAGCCGGTAGAAAGATTTGAACGCCGTAGGCCAGGCCTGCGGTTTGTGCCACAGGGCAAGGAGCATTGATGACCGAGCAGTCGCTGTACGACCTGGCCCCCGTGCTGGAGTTGATGCTGCTGGGCGCCCTCATCGCCCTGGTGCCGCTGCTGTGGGTGTGGCGGCGCAACCGCCATGCCGGGCCCCAGCGCCGCTGGCAGGCCTTGGCCGTGCTGACGCTGTTTCTCACCTTTGACCTGGTGCTGTTCGGCGCCTTCACGCGGCTGACCGATTCCGGCCTGGGCTGCCCCGACTGGCCGGGCTGCTACGGCAATGCCAGCCCCCTGGGCGCCCATGCCGAAATCACTGCCGCCCAGACCGCCATGCCCACCGGCCCCGTCACCCATGGCAAGGCCTGGGTGGAGATGGTGCACCGCTATCTGGCCACCAGCGTGGGCGTGCTCATCATTGCCCTCACCGTGCTGGCCTGGCGCCAGCACCTGCGCCAACCCCATGGCCAGCGCCTGCGTGGCGCCATGCACCCGGCCTGGGCCACGTTCACTCTGTTCTGGGTCTGTCTGCAGGGCGCTTTTGGCGCGCTGACGGTGACCATGAAGCTGTTCCCCGCCATCGTCACCCTGCACCTGCTGGGGGGCACTATTTTGCTGATGCTGCTGTGCGTGCAGGCCGTGGCCCACCAGCAGTTCAGCAACCAGCAGCCCGCTGCAGGCCTGGCCGCACCGCTGCGCCTGGCGCTGGCCGCCTGCCTGGGCCTGGTGCTGCTGCAGGCCGCGCTGGGTGGCTGGGTGAGTACCAATTACGCCGTGCTGGCCTGCTCCAGCTTCCCCCAATGCCAGGACAGCTGGTGGCCGGCCATGGACTTTGCCCAGGGCTTTGAGCTGTGGCGCCCGCTGGGTCTGCAGGGCAATGGCGCAGCGATTCATTTCGAGGCGCTCACCGCCATCCACTACGCCCACCGCCTGATGGCCTATGCCGTGGTGGCGGCCTTGCTGGCCCTGGCCTGGAAGCTGCGCGGCCAGGCCGCGCTCAAAGTGCAACGCCAATGGTTGCTGGGCCTGCTGGCCTTGCAAGTGGCCACCGGCCTGTCGAATGTGGTGCTGGACTGGCCGCTGGTGGCCGCCGTGCTGCACACCGGTGGCGCTGCCGCCCTGGTGCTGGTGTTGACCTGGTCGCTGGTGGCCACACGCACGGTTCCCCTTGTTTCTGTTTTGCATGCGCCCGAAGGCGCCCGGAGAGTTCGCGCATGAATGCCGAAGCCCTTACCTCCCCGTCGCGTTGGACCCAGTTCTACGCACTGACCAAGCCCCGCGTGGTCCAGCTGATTGTGTTTTGTGCCTTTATCGGCATGGTGCTGGCCGTGCCCGGTCTGCCCACGGCAGCGCAGTGGGTGCATATGGCCGTGGCCTGTATCGGCATCTGGCTAGTGGCCGGTGCGGCAGCGGCCTTCAACTGCCTGGTGGAACGCCATATCGATGCGCGCATGAAGCGCACCAGCTGGCGCCCCACGGCCAAGGGCGAACTCTCGCCCCAGCAGGCACTGGCCTTCTCGGCCATCTTGTGCATGGCCGGTGCGGCCATTTTGGTGAGCTTCACCAATGCGCTGACCATGTGGCTGACGCTGGCCACTTTCATCGGCTACGCCGTGATCTACACCGTGGTGCTCAAGCCGGCCACGCCGCAGAACATCGTCATCGGCGGTGCCTCCGGCGCCATGCCCCCGGTGCTGGGCTGGGCCGCCATGACGGGCGATGTGGGCCCCGAGGCCCTGGTGCTGTTCCTCATCATCTTTTTGTGGACGCCACCCCATTTCTGGGCCCTGGCCCTGTACCGCGTCGAAGACTATAAAAAGTCCGGTCTGCCCATGCTGCCCGTGACCCACGGCCCACGCTACACCCAGCTGCAAATCCTGCTCTACACCCTGGTGCTGTTTGCAGGCTGCCTGCTGCCCGTGATCTTTGGCATGAGCGGCTGGCTCTACCTGGCCGTCGCCAGCGTGCTATGCCTGGGTTTCAGCTGGTATGCGCTGCGCCTGTGGATGAACTATTCCGACGCCCTGGCACGCAAGACCTTCCGCTTTTCGCTGATCCACCTCAGCGGCGTTTTTGCCGCCCTGCTGATCGACCACTACCTGGTCGGAACGCTGTATTGACGCTCTCCCATTGATAGCTGCCTGTGC comes from Comamonas sp. GB3 AK4-5 and encodes:
- a CDS encoding ABC transporter substrate-binding protein, whose translation is MTLKTLGTALLAAGLLTSVGLAQAETVRWARSADVTTLDPHVFNTGTNFVLMHQMYETLVNRSADGKLVPTLALSWKMTSDPTVWEFKLRPNVKFHDGTPFTAKDVVFSLNRAKGPNAQVKSLLASMEEVKALDDLTVQVKTKGPNLIFPDNLTNLFIMSEKWSKANGAADTQDAASKTENGATRAENGTGPYVLASREVDSKTVMKLNPNYWGKGQAPLQVTELVFLPIKSPATRVAALLSGEVDFAQDIPAQDVARLKQDSKLRINEGPENRSIFLAMNVSVPELKSSNVKGKNPFADLKVRQAVELAIDRDAIKRSVMRGLSIPTGMMAPSFVNGYDKAMAAYPKADVAKSKALLAEAGYPNGFTVTLHSPNDRYVNDEAISTAVAGFLGRVGIKTEVSSRPIAQHSVAIVKAESDFYLYGWGVPTYDSAYIFDFLVASRGKEGRGAQNATGYSNAELDNKIISLSSESDKAKRDATIKDIWQTVNKERFYIPLHDQVIHFASVKKINVPVHPDNAIHFKDVKFVK
- a CDS encoding histidine phosphatase family protein; protein product: MQATRIIAIRHGETAWNVDARIQGHLDIPLNDIGLWQAGRAGAALANEPLATIYSSDLARAQATAQAVADTTGASLVLDSGLRERCFGNFEGRTFKEIEQELPEQALRWRKRDPDFVPDGGGESLAMLKSRIQHTLDRLAAPHMGQQIALVAHGGVMDVLYRLATHQDLQAPRTWELGNAAINRLLWTPEGLSLVGWGDAQHLEGAARDEIFS
- a CDS encoding ABC transporter permease; its protein translation is MLVHLLRRLGQSVLVLLAVSFISFMVFRHIGDPTISLLGEDATLEEREALTEELGFNKSVPLQYLHYVGKVLQGDLGISYRLKRPVADIIFERLPATLELALTAAFFALAIGIVLGVYTALRKDGFLSRAIMTVSLVGVSLPTFLIGIGLIYLFAVELRWLPSFGRGETVNIGGWETGLLTSSGLAALIMPAITLGFYNMTLIMRLVRAEMLEVLRSDYIRFGRARGLKERDLYFGHALRNTLIPVITIAGLQIGSLIAFAIVTETVFQWPGVGLLFISSIQGVDVPLIAAYLMFIALLYVVINLFVDFLYVLVDPRLRRATP
- a CDS encoding ABC transporter permease; protein product: MKQATIPTGWKASDSPVKRAFARSRLVQLAAAVLAAIVLATIFAPLLAWQNPFDPANLDLMDAFTAPGAQGSSGALYALGSDDQGRDVWSAILYGLRMSVFVGVSAVALSLAIGVPLGLLAGYVGGWFDTLLMRVADVQLTFPVILVALLVFGIARGLLPEGYRDDMAVYVIIVAIGLSDWVQYARTVRGAVMVEKQKDYVLAAQLIGRSKAAILAKHILPNLLAPILVIATISFAHAIVAESTLSYLGVGLPPTSPSLGTLIRIGQSFLFSGEWWILLFPSLVLLALALSVNLVGDWLRDALNPKLQ
- a CDS encoding YqaE/Pmp3 family membrane protein → MRLLLALLLPFSVFFTIGRPFVGLLCLILQITLIGWIPAAIWAVYALSQYKTDQKIKEALGKR
- a CDS encoding alpha/beta hydrolase, which produces MSVPPASSPDCTSRRHWLAAALATPALSLAGCATAAGPSTLAATAANWQAWPMPGVRSFDLPASPLPGSGAPRQHRVMVYVPQGPAPAAGWPVIYVLDGNLMFTMVAQLVHNRGARGGDLRGGSAIVVGLGHVLPEGSTEVHDRAARTYDYTLPYNGVGPDGQGRAQGGADRFLDFIAQQLQPRLQAALPMHLQQQTLVGHSYGGLCTLHALFTRPGMFQRHVAASPSLWWGGGAVLRECQAFMDRYRASGLPSALSLYLSQGSEELASRSSASRPPNPEREAAAQAARAQGFGNTADLPAVLAAVAGLRCSYQVWPSANHGGTQLYACMQAAQVGLAA
- a CDS encoding YbhB/YbcL family Raf kinase inhibitor-like protein, encoding MTTFTLSSPDIPAGGSVPAHFEADVFGCGGRNESPVLQWSGAPADAKSFAVTVYDPDAPTGSGWWHWIVVDLPATTTQLAANAGVKGSQTLPAGARQMRNDYGAFAWGGMCPPPGDKPHRYIFTVHALSLPRLDIPDDATAAICGFMINANTIAKATFTATYGRPA